The following are encoded in a window of uncultured Sphaerochaeta sp. genomic DNA:
- a CDS encoding PHP domain-containing protein: protein MLVPIDLHNHSCLSPCGDDDLTPSLLAVEAMEQGIEILALTDHNSARNLPAFAEACELCCILPLFGMEVTTSEEVHVLTIFPRLEDALEFGTFVEFLLPPIKNDRRLFGNQLVVNLEGEVQEEVDAMLAAATSLSFSDVVEEALSRDALVIPAHIDRFANSALANLGFLPDLPYSALEAMHPPVHANTHGLVVLTGSDAHSLEQVGRRTCSLEMQDRSYESLKKALAKRNLVAYRS from the coding sequence ATGCTGGTACCGATTGATCTACACAACCACAGCTGCCTATCCCCTTGCGGGGATGACGATCTTACTCCTTCCCTCCTTGCCGTGGAGGCCATGGAACAGGGTATCGAGATCCTTGCCCTGACTGACCACAACAGTGCAAGGAATCTTCCAGCTTTCGCTGAGGCGTGTGAGCTTTGCTGCATTCTCCCCCTCTTTGGCATGGAAGTGACTACCAGCGAAGAGGTACATGTACTTACCATTTTCCCAAGGTTGGAGGATGCTCTTGAATTTGGAACATTTGTTGAGTTTCTCCTGCCACCAATCAAGAATGACAGGAGATTGTTCGGTAATCAGCTGGTGGTGAATCTTGAAGGCGAGGTACAGGAGGAAGTGGATGCGATGCTCGCAGCTGCCACATCGCTCTCATTCTCCGATGTAGTGGAGGAGGCCCTAAGCCGGGACGCATTGGTCATCCCAGCACATATTGACCGGTTTGCAAACAGTGCCCTGGCCAATCTGGGCTTTCTTCCGGACCTACCATACAGCGCATTGGAGGCGATGCACCCCCCTGTGCATGCAAATACTCACGGCTTGGTGGTTCTTACCGGCTCCGATGCACATAGCCTTGAACAGGTAGGGAGAAGAACCTGTTCATTAGAGATGCAAGATCGCTCCTATGAGTCACTGAAAAAGGCGCTGGCCAAGCGAAACCTGGTAGCATACCGTTCATAG
- a CDS encoding Bax inhibitor-1/YccA family protein: MAEQKSSILQNVQVRERTILKNVYLWMTAGLGLTALISYFVASNPALLQALVGNMMGFLLLVIGQFALVFYLTARLDRMSQASAIGAFLAYSALNGIMLSTIFIVYTGAVIYKSFLTAALMFAGMSLYAMTTKRDLNRIGSYLVMGMWGLIGTMVLNMFLGSSDLDYLISFAGVAIFLGLTAWDTQKIVRWNQSYGTDIDEETFTKLSIIGALSLYLDFLNLFLFLLRIFGRSDR, translated from the coding sequence ATGGCAGAACAAAAGAGTTCAATACTTCAGAATGTACAAGTCCGTGAACGGACAATATTAAAAAACGTATACCTTTGGATGACTGCAGGGCTTGGATTGACGGCCTTGATTTCCTATTTCGTGGCAAGTAATCCAGCACTTCTCCAGGCACTTGTCGGGAACATGATGGGTTTTCTCCTGCTCGTAATTGGACAGTTTGCATTGGTGTTCTACCTCACGGCACGCCTTGATAGGATGAGCCAGGCAAGTGCAATCGGTGCATTCCTTGCGTATTCTGCACTCAACGGCATTATGCTGAGTACCATTTTCATCGTGTATACCGGAGCCGTCATATACAAGAGCTTCCTTACCGCAGCGCTTATGTTCGCAGGGATGAGCCTTTATGCCATGACAACAAAGCGTGATCTCAACAGGATTGGCTCGTACCTGGTAATGGGTATGTGGGGTTTGATCGGGACAATGGTGCTTAATATGTTCCTTGGTTCGAGTGACCTTGATTACTTGATCAGCTTTGCCGGTGTTGCCATCTTTCTTGGTCTCACTGCATGGGATACCCAGAAAATTGTACGTTGGAACCAGAGCTATGGAACAGATATCGATGAGGAAACCTTCACCAAATTGAGCATAATCGGAGCACTTTCTCTCTATCTCGATTTCCTCAATCTTTTCCTTTTCCTCTTGCGAATCTTCGGTCGTTCAGACCGCTAG
- a CDS encoding AAA family ATPase, translated as MNLFAAASEAEERKNQPLAYRMRPRNLDEYIGQDAIIGKGRLLRRAIQADQLSSVIFYGPPGTGKTTLARVIANTTKRHFSTLNAVLSGVKELRYEIEEARQRLELYSQGTILFVDEVHRWNKSQQDALLPWVENGTVILIGATTENPYFEVNAALVSRSRIFQLKSLTNEDLFAIAAQALGDKERGYGEYPVQFEEGALEHLVEIANGDARSLLNALQLAVETSIDIFPPPSGTEIYISKDSAEQSIQKKAVLYDKEGDYHFDVISAFIKSIRGSDPDATLYWLARMVSAGEDPKFIFRRMLISACEDVGLADPSAIVVVQADAQAFERIGLPEGRFHLTHAALYLATTDKSNSTLAFFDALKGVEQQAQDEVPNHLRDGNRDAKGFGHGEGYLYPHAYQDHWVAQQYLPSSLQGKVYYEPSDQGYEKSIKEKVQRHREEQLESAQSDAFVENLSYSPGDKSRQRWVNRTISERGTLLKEIRERLFRGVKLRRSDRVLVCNAGHGMLLWEAYRSTPEGLVVAQVRNKDQADHINHYAGSLSSVERPHVYAEPLETLLSHLEHGLQFEVILGRNLLSRAKLSEPLLDSLVSRLAKNGSLHFAESVPVSGSRLSHFIKGEERLLLEKAETHLYGDPENPLTNWDESDLENLFSNQGLDVDIRSLNLFEHRMMEKQDIERYLTSSYLPAWKTLGIKADEDVLRAALIEQLANRPLEWKHHLAIIHAYREGAITNESQRSDAKQWKDVQENVHGSN; from the coding sequence ATGAACCTATTTGCTGCAGCAAGCGAAGCTGAAGAGCGGAAAAACCAACCACTGGCCTATCGGATGAGGCCGCGCAACCTGGATGAGTACATCGGCCAGGATGCCATCATCGGCAAGGGTCGACTACTCAGGCGTGCAATACAGGCAGACCAGCTCTCCTCTGTCATCTTCTATGGTCCGCCCGGAACGGGGAAAACCACCCTTGCAAGAGTCATTGCAAATACCACAAAACGACACTTCTCTACACTCAACGCAGTACTCAGCGGCGTCAAGGAGCTTCGCTATGAGATCGAGGAAGCCCGCCAACGCTTGGAGTTGTACAGCCAGGGTACGATTCTCTTTGTCGATGAGGTACATCGTTGGAACAAGAGCCAGCAGGATGCATTACTGCCCTGGGTGGAGAATGGGACGGTTATCCTTATTGGAGCCACTACCGAGAACCCCTATTTCGAGGTAAATGCTGCTTTGGTAAGCAGGTCACGCATATTCCAGTTGAAGAGTCTTACCAATGAGGATCTTTTTGCCATCGCAGCGCAAGCACTGGGGGATAAGGAGCGCGGATATGGGGAGTATCCGGTGCAGTTTGAGGAAGGGGCGTTGGAGCACTTGGTCGAGATTGCAAACGGAGATGCAAGGAGCCTGCTCAATGCCTTGCAACTTGCTGTTGAGACATCAATTGATATTTTTCCCCCGCCCTCAGGGACAGAGATCTACATTTCCAAGGATTCTGCAGAACAATCGATACAGAAGAAGGCAGTGCTGTATGACAAGGAAGGTGATTACCACTTCGATGTCATCAGTGCATTTATCAAGAGTATTCGGGGCAGCGACCCCGATGCCACACTCTATTGGCTTGCCAGGATGGTAAGTGCCGGGGAAGACCCGAAGTTCATTTTCAGAAGAATGCTTATCAGTGCCTGCGAGGATGTTGGATTGGCCGATCCATCGGCAATTGTTGTGGTTCAAGCTGACGCTCAGGCCTTTGAGCGTATAGGATTACCCGAAGGCCGCTTCCACTTGACCCATGCCGCCCTATACCTTGCTACAACAGATAAGAGCAACTCTACCCTGGCATTTTTTGATGCACTCAAGGGGGTTGAGCAACAAGCCCAGGATGAGGTACCGAACCATCTTCGTGACGGGAATCGAGATGCAAAAGGCTTCGGACATGGGGAAGGATATCTCTACCCCCATGCTTATCAGGATCACTGGGTTGCCCAGCAATACCTCCCCTCCTCCCTGCAAGGAAAGGTCTATTACGAACCAAGTGACCAAGGCTATGAAAAGAGCATCAAGGAGAAGGTGCAGAGACATAGGGAAGAACAGCTCGAGAGTGCCCAAAGCGATGCCTTTGTCGAGAACCTCTCCTACTCACCGGGGGACAAGAGCAGACAGAGATGGGTTAACCGCACCATCAGCGAAAGGGGCACATTGCTCAAGGAGATTCGTGAGCGTCTTTTCCGTGGTGTAAAGCTCAGACGGAGTGACCGGGTGTTGGTGTGCAATGCTGGACATGGAATGTTGCTTTGGGAGGCGTATCGATCAACACCTGAAGGATTGGTGGTGGCCCAGGTACGAAACAAGGACCAGGCTGACCACATCAACCACTACGCTGGGTCACTCTCCTCAGTGGAGCGTCCCCATGTATATGCAGAACCACTGGAAACACTGCTTTCCCACCTTGAACATGGATTACAGTTTGAGGTGATCTTGGGAAGAAACCTGCTCAGCAGGGCAAAGCTATCAGAACCACTGCTTGACAGTCTTGTTTCCCGTTTGGCTAAGAATGGTTCACTGCACTTTGCTGAAAGCGTACCTGTTTCAGGCTCAAGACTCTCTCACTTCATCAAGGGGGAGGAGCGGTTATTGCTTGAGAAGGCTGAGACCCATCTCTACGGAGACCCAGAAAACCCACTTACCAACTGGGATGAGAGTGACTTGGAAAATCTCTTCAGCAATCAAGGTCTTGATGTTGATATTCGCTCCCTCAACTTATTTGAGCATAGGATGATGGAGAAACAGGACATTGAACGGTATCTCACCTCATCCTATCTTCCGGCATGGAAAACCTTGGGAATAAAGGCTGATGAAGATGTACTGAGAGCAGCATTAATTGAACAGTTGGCAAACCGTCCGCTTGAATGGAAACACCATCTTGCAATCATACATGCCTACCGAGAGGGAGCAATCACCAATGAATCCCAGAGAAGTGATGCAAAGCAGTGGAAAGACGTACAAGAGAATGTGCATGGAAGCAACTGA
- a CDS encoding IS66 family transposase — MGDIQMSEREQELERRVQMLENQLSETQDQLSHVRMQLAEGQDAYSQLRSQHDQLLERIALLTARKFCPSSETSGQLNLFDEAEVGVPTAEEIEEERQQEKADTGNKKKRRHTILSVPANTPTIVRFHALSDENKDCRRCGTTLEVTGTKTINRLVRIPATMVVVQDVYEQAACPSCEADTGSGETNLVTEPSTALLPSSMADSSLVASVVSRKFCDHLPLYRQSEMFTREGLPLSRQTLSSWVVEAGKALEPLGRSLGKAVLSSPMVGMDETRVQVLHEPGRKATDKSCMVVQVGTSKTRKAILFTYRTGNSGKELSPLIEGYRGILQTDGLQQYIPIGKGTGITHLLCWAHARRRFAEIVKANPKAQKAKKAVTLIGNLYHADNQVRERWLAGELDDEAFVEQRATAAREPLAELREFLDRNAGIPPKTELGKAFEYTTSHWDGLVRYCNHALARLDNNEVEAKIRPFSIGRSNWLFANTVNGAKASALLFSLVESAKANNINPEDYLYLVMEKAPGCTSEEDWEGLLPWNIPMEEARPLREFLLSAKPDPNRTEPYMLRGKSI; from the coding sequence ATGGGAGACATACAGATGAGCGAGCGTGAACAGGAACTTGAGAGACGGGTGCAGATGCTGGAGAACCAGCTATCAGAGACGCAGGACCAGCTCTCCCATGTCCGTATGCAACTGGCCGAAGGCCAGGATGCCTACTCACAGCTCAGGAGCCAGCACGACCAGTTGCTCGAGCGCATCGCCCTGCTCACCGCCCGCAAGTTCTGCCCCTCATCCGAGACTTCCGGCCAGCTCAATCTTTTCGACGAGGCCGAGGTGGGGGTTCCCACAGCAGAGGAGATCGAGGAAGAGAGACAGCAGGAGAAAGCGGATACCGGCAACAAGAAAAAGCGCAGGCACACCATTCTCAGCGTCCCTGCAAACACCCCAACCATTGTCCGCTTCCATGCACTCTCCGATGAAAACAAGGATTGCAGGCGCTGTGGCACCACCCTCGAGGTGACCGGCACCAAGACCATCAACCGGCTGGTGAGGATCCCCGCCACCATGGTGGTGGTCCAGGATGTGTATGAGCAGGCTGCCTGCCCCAGTTGCGAGGCTGACACCGGAAGCGGCGAGACCAACCTGGTCACCGAGCCCTCCACTGCATTGCTCCCATCCTCGATGGCGGACAGCTCGCTGGTAGCCTCGGTGGTGAGCCGCAAGTTCTGCGACCACCTTCCCCTCTACCGGCAATCGGAAATGTTCACTCGCGAGGGTTTGCCGCTTTCGAGGCAGACACTCTCCTCCTGGGTGGTCGAGGCCGGAAAGGCATTGGAGCCGTTGGGAAGGAGCCTGGGCAAAGCAGTGCTTTCCAGCCCGATGGTGGGGATGGATGAGACCAGGGTTCAGGTGCTTCATGAACCGGGGCGGAAGGCAACCGACAAGTCCTGCATGGTGGTGCAGGTCGGGACTTCCAAGACACGCAAGGCAATCCTGTTCACCTATCGCACGGGCAACAGCGGCAAGGAACTTTCCCCCTTGATCGAAGGCTACCGGGGCATCCTGCAAACGGATGGCCTGCAGCAATACATTCCCATAGGAAAGGGCACCGGGATCACCCATCTGTTGTGTTGGGCCCATGCCCGCCGTCGCTTCGCAGAGATTGTGAAGGCGAACCCCAAGGCGCAAAAGGCGAAAAAAGCCGTCACCCTGATAGGGAACCTTTACCATGCCGACAACCAGGTCAGGGAGCGATGGCTTGCAGGCGAGCTGGATGATGAAGCGTTCGTCGAGCAGCGCGCCACAGCAGCCAGGGAACCCCTGGCCGAACTGAGGGAGTTCCTTGACAGGAATGCAGGCATCCCGCCGAAAACCGAGCTCGGCAAGGCCTTTGAATATACCACCAGCCATTGGGATGGACTGGTCCGTTATTGCAACCATGCGCTTGCCCGTCTCGACAACAACGAGGTCGAGGCAAAGATCAGGCCATTCTCGATTGGAAGGAGCAACTGGCTGTTTGCCAACACCGTGAATGGTGCAAAGGCTTCCGCTCTGCTGTTCAGCCTGGTGGAAAGTGCAAAGGCAAACAACATCAATCCTGAGGATTATCTGTACCTGGTGATGGAAAAGGCCCCGGGATGCACTTCTGAAGAAGACTGGGAAGGCTTGCTTCCCTGGAACATCCCCATGGAAGAGGCAAGGCCTCTCAGGGAGTTCCTGCTCAGCGCCAAGCCTGACCCAAACAGGACTGAACCCTACATGCTGAGAGGAAAGTCCATCTAG
- the tnpB gene encoding IS66 family insertion sequence element accessory protein TnpB (TnpB, as the term is used for proteins encoded by IS66 family insertion elements, is considered an accessory protein, since TnpC, encoded by a neighboring gene, is a DDE family transposase.), whose amino-acid sequence MLFDTKGYRLYLRPGHVDFRKGSHALALLVEQEMELSPFDKCMFLFCSRHRDKIKILLWEDNGFWLLQKNLQKGRFPWPRSMERARAISNDQLIMLLSGIDCWNLLPVLRYESMG is encoded by the coding sequence ATGTTGTTTGACACCAAAGGCTACAGGCTGTACCTGAGGCCTGGTCATGTCGATTTCCGTAAGGGGTCCCATGCATTAGCCCTGCTGGTGGAGCAGGAAATGGAGCTCTCCCCCTTCGACAAGTGCATGTTCCTCTTCTGCTCAAGACACCGTGACAAGATCAAGATCCTGCTGTGGGAGGACAATGGTTTCTGGCTGTTGCAGAAGAACCTCCAGAAGGGCAGGTTCCCCTGGCCCAGGAGCATGGAGAGGGCAAGGGCCATCTCCAATGACCAGCTCATCATGCTGCTCTCGGGCATCGACTGCTGGAACCTTTTGCCGGTGCTCAGGTACGAGTCCATGGGGTGA
- the tnpB gene encoding IS66 family insertion sequence element accessory protein TnpB (TnpB, as the term is used for proteins encoded by IS66 family insertion elements, is considered an accessory protein, since TnpC, encoded by a neighboring gene, is a DDE family transposase.): MLFDTKGYRLYLRPGHVDFRKGSHALALLVEQEMELSPFDKCMFLFCSRHRDKIKILLWEDNGFWLLQKNLQKGRFPWPMSMERARAISNDQLIMLLSGIDCWNLLPVLRYESMG; this comes from the coding sequence ATGTTGTTTGACACCAAAGGCTACAGGCTGTACCTGAGGCCTGGTCATGTCGATTTCCGTAAGGGGTCCCATGCATTAGCCCTGCTGGTGGAGCAGGAAATGGAGCTCTCCCCCTTCGACAAGTGCATGTTCCTCTTCTGCTCAAGACACCGTGACAAGATCAAGATCCTGCTGTGGGAGGACAATGGTTTCTGGCTGTTGCAGAAGAACCTCCAGAAGGGCAGGTTCCCCTGGCCCATGAGCATGGAGAGGGCAAGGGCCATCTCCAATGACCAGCTCATCATGCTGCTCTCGGGCATCGACTGCTGGAACCTTTTGCCGGTGCTCAGGTACGAGTCCATGGGGTGA
- a CDS encoding EAL domain-containing protein, whose product MFFALVTAISIWSSGLALANLAPTREAVELWRRVSALGWGSVYAIFLHFIILISSKRVGRRPWWFYAVLYTPALLTILAFSIPLGLNAEPYQLKHTEFGWVNIAEHNIWDIIFYVYYGGYTILGLVLLALWGKKSKDTDIKKQARLIFFTILTLLFAATFTDIILSSMVGNLPQMAPVLMLLPVTIIYNTIRKGQEKEENPLRFSSSYIHIIISVVFYVFISFIQVRLEPGTITIGQLHLAESTFRGILTQVQMFISIYLVLRESKPGFIISMLMNTTNLLSSLVFWIRMDSNVPIPGIISYIGVLILLLIIRAFRKQSATYIEKIQSQRQDLKDSERQLYKLAYYDSLTGLPSREYFIEKLQQSLERADKQRQRVGVIFIDFDSFKAINDTAGHMVGDLVLQQIAQRLTKRIGKKGTLARFGGDEFLVEIPDLETDEPIHALTDSIMETLKKPAIIDDEEYHVSASIGIAVYPNDGESPDTLIKNADIAMYEAKGRGKNQAVFCTDDIKDSTTMNHTLVNNLYWALDRDELQVLYQPKISLETNKIIGFEALLRWNNSDYGVVNPEVFIPMAEQTGMIRPIGLWVMRTACLQIQQFQEWADRELSISINISLIQLRDPSMVENMAAILEETHTPPHYVEVEITESIAFQDEPFIMEQLRKMKELGISIAIDDFGTGYSSFSRLRTFPIDLIKIDIEFVRAISSNLHKDQAIIRSIIQLAKNLGLKVLAEGVETEEQLQFLKEQGCDFIQGFLFYTPLPVTSIKQLLDNSQEN is encoded by the coding sequence ATCTTTTTTGCCCTGGTTACCGCGATTTCCATCTGGTCTTCAGGATTGGCCTTGGCCAATCTTGCCCCTACTCGGGAGGCGGTTGAACTTTGGCGAAGGGTATCAGCCCTAGGCTGGGGTTCTGTGTATGCAATCTTTCTCCATTTCATCATCCTTATTTCCAGCAAGCGAGTTGGCAGGCGGCCATGGTGGTTCTATGCCGTGTTGTATACCCCTGCTCTCCTGACCATTCTTGCCTTCTCCATCCCTTTAGGGCTGAACGCAGAACCGTACCAGCTCAAGCACACTGAGTTTGGTTGGGTCAATATAGCTGAGCACAATATCTGGGATATCATATTCTACGTATATTATGGAGGCTACACCATCCTAGGCTTGGTGCTCCTTGCATTATGGGGCAAGAAAAGCAAGGATACAGACATCAAGAAACAAGCCAGGCTTATTTTCTTTACCATACTCACCCTCTTGTTTGCTGCCACCTTCACTGACATCATCCTAAGCAGTATGGTTGGCAATCTCCCGCAGATGGCACCGGTTCTGATGTTGTTGCCTGTAACCATCATTTACAACACGATCAGAAAGGGCCAAGAGAAAGAAGAAAACCCCTTGCGATTCAGTTCCAGCTACATCCATATCATCATCAGCGTGGTGTTCTATGTATTTATCTCATTCATACAAGTCCGTCTTGAACCAGGAACCATTACCATAGGACAGCTCCATCTTGCAGAATCCACCTTCAGGGGCATCCTGACCCAGGTGCAGATGTTCATCTCCATCTACCTTGTATTGAGGGAGTCAAAACCCGGGTTCATCATCTCCATGTTGATGAACACAACCAATCTGCTCAGCTCTCTCGTATTCTGGATCAGGATGGATTCCAATGTCCCAATTCCCGGGATCATATCCTATATCGGAGTACTGATTCTTTTGTTGATCATCAGAGCATTCAGAAAGCAATCGGCCACGTATATAGAAAAAATCCAATCACAGAGGCAGGATCTCAAGGATTCGGAAAGACAGCTCTATAAGCTTGCCTACTACGACTCGCTCACCGGATTGCCGAGCAGGGAATATTTCATTGAAAAGCTCCAGCAATCCTTGGAACGGGCAGACAAACAACGTCAAAGAGTTGGTGTCATTTTCATCGATTTTGACTCCTTCAAGGCTATCAATGATACTGCAGGTCACATGGTGGGTGATCTGGTATTGCAACAGATCGCCCAACGGCTTACCAAACGAATCGGAAAAAAGGGAACCTTGGCAAGGTTTGGGGGAGATGAATTCTTGGTAGAGATACCGGACTTGGAAACTGATGAGCCCATCCATGCACTGACTGACTCCATTATGGAAACCCTGAAAAAACCAGCGATAATAGATGATGAGGAATACCATGTCTCGGCAAGTATCGGCATTGCCGTCTATCCCAATGATGGAGAAAGCCCGGATACCCTGATCAAGAACGCAGATATTGCGATGTATGAAGCAAAAGGAAGGGGAAAGAACCAAGCCGTGTTCTGTACGGATGACATTAAGGACAGTACCACGATGAATCATACCTTGGTGAACAATCTCTATTGGGCATTGGATAGAGATGAATTGCAGGTGCTGTACCAGCCGAAGATCTCTTTGGAGACCAACAAGATTATTGGTTTTGAAGCCTTACTGAGGTGGAACAACAGTGATTATGGAGTTGTTAATCCAGAAGTATTCATCCCCATGGCAGAACAGACGGGAATGATCAGACCCATCGGGCTATGGGTCATGAGAACTGCCTGCCTGCAAATCCAGCAATTCCAGGAGTGGGCAGATCGTGAGCTTTCCATCAGTATCAATATTTCACTTATCCAGCTCCGCGACCCTTCCATGGTAGAGAATATGGCTGCAATTCTTGAAGAAACGCATACACCTCCTCATTATGTTGAGGTGGAAATCACCGAGAGTATTGCTTTCCAAGATGAGCCATTCATTATGGAACAGCTAAGAAAGATGAAAGAACTGGGCATTTCGATTGCAATAGATGACTTTGGAACCGGTTACTCATCCTTCAGCCGGTTACGGACCTTCCCTATTGATCTTATCAAGATCGATATCGAGTTTGTCCGAGCAATCAGCAGCAATCTCCACAAGGATCAGGCAATTATTAGAAGCATTATCCAGCTTGCAAAGAATCTTGGTCTGAAGGTACTTGCTGAAGGAGTGGAAACAGAAGAACAGCTCCAGTTCCTCAAGGAGCAGGGGTGTGATTTCATCCAGGGCTTTCTGTTCTACACACCTCTACCCGTTACAAGCATCAAACAACTGTTGGATAACTCCCAGGAAAACTGA
- a CDS encoding GNAT family N-acetyltransferase → MNRESEIFQLSDTRTLTIRSLKPADAPLAVQYMKAMYTDSPYLARYGDEWNISTEDETKFLENAVKSQNRLMLGGFIDDQLVALCDFSPLGLAYKMAHRCQIGISVAANQQGNGIGSLLMKTLIDAARLAGYEQMELEVAASNTRAVHLYNHFGFREMGRIPRGFRYREGFYEDLLLMVRELQ, encoded by the coding sequence ATGAACAGAGAAAGCGAAATATTTCAACTTTCCGATACTCGTACGCTCACTATCAGATCACTCAAGCCCGCTGATGCCCCCTTGGCCGTACAGTACATGAAAGCCATGTACACTGACAGCCCCTATCTTGCCCGTTACGGCGATGAATGGAATATCAGCACAGAGGACGAGACCAAATTCCTGGAAAATGCAGTCAAATCCCAGAACAGGTTGATGCTGGGTGGCTTTATCGATGACCAGCTGGTAGCTCTCTGTGATTTCTCTCCTTTGGGCTTGGCATACAAGATGGCACACCGTTGCCAGATTGGGATTTCCGTTGCAGCGAACCAACAAGGAAACGGCATCGGCTCCCTCTTGATGAAAACCTTGATCGATGCTGCCCGTCTGGCAGGATACGAGCAGATGGAACTGGAGGTTGCTGCCAGCAATACAAGGGCTGTACATCTCTACAACCACTTTGGGTTTCGAGAGATGGGAAGGATACCCCGTGGTTTTCGCTACCGTGAAGGGTTCTATGAGGATCTGCTTCTCATGGTCAGGGAATTGCAATAA
- a CDS encoding arsenate reductase family protein yields MTIICYPACSTCKKAITFLDARNSEYTYRDIKKDRPNKEELREFLKRSKLPLKRFFNTSGQLYRSLNLKDRIQGMDEEEMLDLLSSDGMLVKRPILVSGQFVLVGFKEKEWEAHLS; encoded by the coding sequence ATGACCATAATCTGTTATCCAGCTTGTTCTACATGCAAAAAAGCCATCACCTTCCTTGATGCCAGGAATAGTGAATATACCTACCGAGATATCAAGAAAGACCGGCCGAACAAAGAGGAACTGAGAGAGTTCCTTAAGCGAAGCAAGCTGCCCTTGAAACGCTTTTTCAATACCAGTGGACAGCTGTACCGCTCCCTGAATCTGAAAGACCGAATCCAAGGGATGGATGAAGAGGAGATGCTTGACCTCCTTTCCAGTGATGGGATGCTCGTAAAGCGACCTATTTTGGTTTCCGGTCAGTTTGTATTGGTTGGATTCAAGGAAAAGGAGTGGGAAGCCCACCTCAGCTGA